A single Tenacibaculum sp. Bg11-29 DNA region contains:
- a CDS encoding mechanosensitive ion channel family protein, with protein sequence MDSKQIMNSITTYATEYGLKILAAILIWIIGSWIIKKVMKVTSTLMMKRKYDESLQKFLLNLVYWVFKILLIIVILSKLGVETTSFAAIIAAAGLAIGMALQGSLANFAGGVLIMIFKPIKIGDLIKAQGEVGVVKEIEIFTTKITTPDNKLVIIPNGTLSNGNITNFTAEGKLRVDLTFGVGYDSDIKKTKEVLLKVLTDNKKILQEPAPTVNVSELADSSVNFAVRPWANAADYWDVYFETTENVKLALDKAGIEIPYPHAVEIKKEA encoded by the coding sequence ATGGATTCTAAACAAATTATGAACAGCATTACCACATATGCTACAGAATATGGATTAAAAATATTAGCAGCTATTCTTATATGGATTATCGGTTCTTGGATTATAAAGAAAGTAATGAAAGTTACAAGTACCCTTATGATGAAGAGAAAATATGATGAAAGTTTGCAAAAATTTTTACTCAATCTTGTTTATTGGGTCTTTAAAATTTTATTAATTATTGTTATTTTATCTAAATTAGGGGTAGAAACAACTTCATTTGCTGCAATTATAGCTGCTGCAGGTCTTGCTATTGGTATGGCATTACAAGGATCTTTAGCTAACTTTGCTGGAGGTGTATTAATCATGATATTTAAACCTATAAAAATTGGTGACTTAATTAAGGCACAAGGGGAAGTAGGTGTAGTTAAAGAAATTGAAATTTTCACTACAAAGATAACAACACCAGATAACAAGTTAGTAATTATACCTAATGGTACGTTATCTAACGGTAATATTACCAATTTTACAGCAGAAGGTAAATTACGAGTTGATTTGACTTTTGGTGTAGGGTATGACTCTGACATTAAAAAAACAAAAGAAGTTTTATTAAAAGTCTTAACTGACAATAAGAAAATATTACAAGAACCAGCTCCTACTGTAAACGTATCTGAATTAGCTGATAGTTCAGTAAATTTTGCTGTTAGACCGTGGGCAAATGCTGCAGATTACTGGGATGTGTACTTTGAAACTACTGAAAATGTAAAATTAGCGTTAGATAAGGCTGGAATCGAAATACCATATCCTCATGCTGTTGAAATTAAAAAAGAAGCTTAA
- a CDS encoding DUF1304 domain-containing protein — MNTLQPFFIGLVALIHIYILILEMVLWTKPKGIKTFGLKSKEHAEETKVLAANQGLYNGFLAAGLIWSLLDSNYGNNIALFFLTCVTLAGFYGSYSTKKISILYVQAIPAIIALILTLLKTYN; from the coding sequence ATGAACACACTACAGCCTTTTTTTATTGGATTAGTTGCATTAATTCACATTTACATATTAATATTAGAAATGGTACTATGGACAAAACCAAAAGGAATTAAAACATTCGGATTAAAATCTAAAGAGCACGCAGAAGAAACCAAAGTACTTGCTGCTAATCAAGGTTTATACAATGGTTTTTTAGCTGCAGGATTAATATGGTCTTTATTAGATAGTAATTACGGAAATAATATTGCACTATTTTTTCTAACCTGTGTGACTTTGGCAGGTTTTTACGGGTCTTATTCAACAAAGAAGATAAGTATACTTTATGTTCAGGCTATACCCGCAATTATAGCATTAATTTTAACCTTATTAAAAACTTACAATTAA
- a CDS encoding dodecin family protein: MAIMKVIEVLSNSEKSWEDATRKAVKQASKSVKNIKSVFVQSQSAVVNEDEVTEFRVNLKITFEVK; this comes from the coding sequence ATGGCTATAATGAAAGTTATTGAAGTATTGTCTAATTCTGAAAAAAGCTGGGAAGATGCTACAAGAAAAGCAGTAAAACAAGCTTCTAAATCTGTAAAAAACATTAAATCTGTATTTGTACAATCACAGAGTGCTGTTGTAAATGAAGATGAAGTTACCGAATTTAGAGTAAACTTAAAGATTACTTTTGAAGTAAAGTAA
- a CDS encoding toxin-antitoxin system YwqK family antitoxin, with protein MKKLIIAVCILSVSLLQAQKTAPKFEKEGDLVKATYFYEDGKVKEQGFFKDKKLTGTWTSFDVNGNKNTIAHYKSGKKVGKWFIWKEDGLKEISYKDNSIASVQTWKEETQIAIK; from the coding sequence ATGAAAAAATTAATAATAGCTGTTTGTATTTTATCAGTATCATTATTGCAAGCTCAAAAAACAGCACCGAAATTTGAAAAGGAAGGAGATTTAGTAAAAGCTACTTATTTCTATGAAGATGGTAAAGTTAAAGAGCAAGGTTTTTTCAAGGATAAGAAATTAACGGGAACATGGACGTCTTTTGATGTGAATGGTAACAAAAATACCATAGCACATTATAAATCTGGTAAAAAAGTCGGTAAATGGTTTATCTGGAAGGAAGATGGTTTAAAAGAAATATCATATAAAGATAATTCTATAGCAAGTGTTCAAACTTGGAAAGAAGAAACGCAAATTGCGATTAAATAG
- a CDS encoding viroplasmin family protein — MSKKKYYVVWNGKKTGVFTSWNVCKKQITGYEGAQYKAFIDKKEAELAFTKSYNDYKGKDTKKVTLSAKEKAAYGTPLLETISVDAACAGNPGVMEYRGVLTKSKKEIFRMGPYKKGTNNIGEFLALVHGIALLKNKKMDTYPIYSDSRIAMSWVKKKQCRTNITFDASNKDILDLIKRAEKWLKENSFNNPILKWETKAWGEIPADFGRK, encoded by the coding sequence ATGTCTAAAAAAAAATATTACGTTGTTTGGAACGGTAAAAAAACAGGAGTATTCACTTCTTGGAATGTTTGTAAAAAGCAAATAACAGGATATGAAGGCGCGCAATACAAAGCTTTTATAGATAAGAAAGAAGCCGAACTTGCCTTTACAAAGAGCTATAATGACTACAAAGGAAAAGACACCAAAAAAGTTACCCTATCTGCCAAAGAAAAAGCAGCCTATGGAACTCCACTTTTAGAAACAATCTCTGTTGATGCTGCTTGTGCCGGAAACCCTGGTGTAATGGAATACCGTGGTGTTTTAACTAAAAGCAAAAAAGAAATATTTAGAATGGGGCCTTATAAAAAAGGAACTAATAATATTGGTGAGTTTTTAGCTCTTGTGCACGGAATAGCATTGCTAAAAAACAAAAAAATGGACACTTACCCTATATATTCTGATTCTAGAATAGCTATGAGCTGGGTTAAAAAGAAACAGTGTAGAACCAATATAACTTTTGATGCTAGTAACAAAGATATTTTAGATCTGATAAAACGTGCAGAAAAATGGTTAAAAGAAAACTCTTTTAATAACCCAATATTAAAATGGGAAACAAAGGCTTGGGGAGAAATCCCTGCAGATTTTGGTAGAAAATAA